A window from Malaclemys terrapin pileata isolate rMalTer1 chromosome 18, rMalTer1.hap1, whole genome shotgun sequence encodes these proteins:
- the VPS37D gene encoding vacuolar protein sorting-associated protein 37D encodes MMSLQFQSLQLERETCLASNYALAKENLALQPRLENSKASLAIKYQELRETREACQEKQQRVETCLRKWSPQRALSQLQAALDAAEAESEAQVAMFLGRELPLDAFLEFFQQSRMLSHLRRTQVEKLEQLLQKEKQPRWLPTCCEGQLAAPLSPARAQVALVQNAASPKVFQLRYGYSPALLVPSDAIIPFPVPVAPPSRNLPPLASCSGQSPPSHSSIPCLGSPLRLIGHIPLLSPQPFRVQHAHLSYPQKQEPPHR; translated from the exons ATGATGTCCCTGCAGTTTCAGAGCTTGCAGCTGGAGCGGGAAACCTGCCTGGCTTCGAACTATGCCCTGGCCAAGGAGAACCTGGCCCTGCAGCCGCGGCTGGAGAACAGCAAAGCCTCACTGGCCATAAAGTACCAGGAGCTGCGGGAGACAAGGGAGGCGTGTCAGGAAAAGCAGCAGCGAGTGG AGACCTGCCTGAGGAAGTGGAGCCCACAGCGCGCCCTGAGCCAGCTCCAAGCTGCTCTGGATGCAGCCGAAGCGGAATCGGAG GCGCAGGTGGCGATGTTCCTGGGCCGGGAGCTGCCCCTGGATGCCTTCCTGGAATTCTTTCAGCAGAGCCGGATGCTGTCCCATCTCCGCAGGACacaggtggagaaactggagCAGCTCCTGCAGAAGGAGAAGCAGCCCAGGTGGCTCCCCACGTGCTGCGAGGGGCAGCTAGCTGCCCCACTGAGCCCAGCCCGAGCCCAAGTTGCCCTGGTGCAAAACGCAGCCTCTCCCAAGGTGTTCCAGCTCCGCTATGgctacagccctgccctgctggtCCCCTCTGACGCCATCATACCGTTCCCTGTGCCCGTTGCCCCTCCCAGCCGAAACCTGCCTCCCCTGGCCTCTTGCTCAGGCCAGTCGCCACCGTCTCACTCCAGCATCCCAtgtctgggctcccctctgcGTCTGATTGGACACATCCCCCTACTCAGCCCGCAGCCTTTCCGCGTGCAGCATGCGCACCTGTCCTACCCACAGAAGCAGGAGCCGCCCCACCGGTAA